The following DNA comes from Brachyhypopomus gauderio isolate BG-103 unplaced genomic scaffold, BGAUD_0.2 sc57, whole genome shotgun sequence.
AATATACTGATGTATGTTCCCTCTACAGTGTTCATTacaaaatctgcagtgctgcagTGTGAACCAGTTAAATATTGTTTGCAAATTCTGCTAACAGCATCTCTGCCATTGGTTTCATGCCGTTAAACCAAATGCATTGCTAGAGGTCTTATAGAAAGtatatatgaatattatatttgAAAATATATGAATATCAATTCAAAGTATTTTCTTCTCTGCCTTTTCTACCGGTTGGCCTCCTGAAGAGGGTGAGGAAAGCTGTGATGTAAGTTTTCCTATATGTGTACAGATTTATTCAGATTTATCTGCTTTTTCATGTCTTTTCATATTTCACCAACTTCCAAATGAAAGAACTGCAAAAAATCTTTAATATGTAGACACCACATTGCTTTTCGTTGGATGTGATGATATTATCTTCTACTCCTTGTACGTTTCACAGAGGCCCTGTGATGGCCTGGACTTGGCAAATGAACCTGAGATGTTTCCAGGTGAGGACCACCTGTTGTCTCGGTAACCCGGCAGCTGAGTTGTGGGTTTGTGTTGCGTTTGTAGCACTGATTCTCTGGTGTACCTCACCGTCCTACCACCATGGCCTGATTTTCTTCTTCAGATGGCAGTATACCCCCTGATTTCCTAGAGAAGTGTCTTTTGCGTCTGGATATTGGCACTGGCAGAAATCAAGGTACAAAAAACAGAACTGGCCAATTAACAAATTAATTTGTATTCAACTTTAATGAGTAGGAAATACATTTGGTCAATGGAACAGGACACCTGAACACAACAAAGAGTAAAATTCCCAACACATGACCAAAAGTCCTGAATTATCCTGTTATGTACAAGACAAGTAATGATGTTaaaaaattattaattattatgttTAATTGGGTTTTGTGGTAGGTAATCATTTGTTATTATGGTCTTTTTGTAATAATttgtaatatttttattttgtaataaTTTGCAGTAGTACATATGATGTATGATTTCAAGCTGATGCCATTGACACAGGTTTTAAATTTTCTGTCCTAATTTGGGCAGCAGACATATACAGACAGGTTTTACCTTTACTCCTGTTGGAATGATTTAATGGATTGTGAGTGTTACATGCATAGATGGGTCTTATGCTCAGGTCTTAGTTCAGTCCTTCAAACTGTTTAAGCCCTGAATATCCTACACAGATTGTCTTTAAGGATTGTAACCATGACGTTAAGAAAAAACAAGTGTGCACTCTTGTGTCACCAAACAGGCTACCAGTTTTAGTCTGTACCACCGAAGAATCTCAAGTCTTTCTTTTTACATAGACCTTCAAGATCCTGGGATGGATCAGATGCTGTTCCTGGAGCAGCCAGTAGGGGGAGCACAGTACACAGCAGTGGCGATATCTGATGTTGTAGGAATTTTGGACCCCAATCAAGAATCGTTTTCAGTTAATGAAACTGGGAGTTTGCTTCAGATATCCCCTGCTGAAGGTACACTGGCAGCAATTCAGTTTTCTCCATTAGAGGGCGCAGTTGGGGGTGAACAGAACTACCCAGAGGAAGCTGTTCCCACACCCAATGACTCAGGTATGATTTCACAGATCCTGATTAACATAACATGTTACATAACACAGTGCTGCACATGCAAAGTACGCAAGTTCTTCTGCTTTTCCATATTTAGGTTCCAACCAGTTTTCAACACATTTCAAGGTGATGGTTTATTACAAAGGAGACAAGGTGTTTGAGCAGGTGGTGGAGAATGAGGCAGGTTTCAGGCTATTGTCCAGGTAAGAGAGTTCAGTTTTTTACTTTGCTAATAGTGTGTGATGCAGTAGTTCTCACTAGAATGTTTGAATGGTTCCTCATTCTTATTGTTCTTTATTGGTCCATTTTATCTGTGTAATTTGTTCTTTCATTGTTGTCTTACAGTCTATTTTAATCCCTCTGTGAAGCTCTTCTTAAAAATGTTTTCTACAAAtatgttaattttttttacaccgTTATTGTTGTAGGAATAGCAGCTTCCGAATGTCGGACTCCCTCACAGTTGTGGAACTACCCATGCCTGACTCCATCTTGGACCAGACCCAGGCCAAACTCACCAGGGATATCCTGGATAATCTTGGCGGTGTGGAGGTCAAGAGGTCAGGTGGCGTACTGCTAGGTCATCGCTGGGGAGATAGCAGGGTGTACTGGGGCCTGTGCAAACATGAACATGGGCAGAGGACGAGAGCTCTCTCCAAAAACCAGCCAGAGCCCATTTACTTCCTCAGAGACTTCTGCACAGGTGGGTAAAGGTTTTGGTGTTGGTCTTCTTCATTAATAAGAAAGGAAATGTTGTTGGGCCCTAGGGTTACAGACCCACATGTGGTCATGATTTGCTGAAATTTGAACAGTAGAGGCTGTTTGGAACACAATCTGAAAAATAACAGATAAATCTGAGTTGTTGTAAGTTGTGGTTACTGTGAGATTGTCCTGTTCCACCAGGTTTAAAAGAGTTTATGGACAACAATGGCGGACCatcaccttcctattctctctttttctttttgggGGAAAAGTGGCCTGACCCCAGAAACAGAACCTGGGACAAGAAACTTATTATGGTAGAGGTAAGACTGCTCCCATAAtcacttcatctctctctctctctctctctctctctctctctctctctctctctctctctctctctctctctatttctccctccttccctctctctcccactctctctcccactctctctcccactctctctccatctccctccctctctttttcttcctctctcctactctctgtctgtctatctgcaCAGTTCTTTTTACAAGCTTTTTACTTCCTTTTCCTTGTTTTCATGTTCCAGGTGGTTCTTACCTCCCTGGAGATCCTGAAACTGATGGCTGTGGAAAACGGCGCCTCGTCCCTCAGATCCGTTGAGCTGCAGCTGTCACTCGAGCAGATGATGGAGATCTGCTAGCAGCCCAAACCACTAATGAGTCAGCTCCAGCCCCAGATACACTGGGGTTATGCACTTTGCAGAACTCTTTAATCAGAAACTGGCATGTGAGTCCTTGTGAGTTTACTTTTTTGTTATAGTTTATTTGTAGTCTTTTGAAAATGACATTTCAGATTGTGTGGATGGGGTTATGTGTACTTGTTTGTATATGAAATACCTTAAATAGAGATACAGTATTATCTCACTGTTCTCTCTTTATTTACAGTTTAAATAGTACTGTAATATAGCTAAAATGGGAGAGTTCCTGTTTCTGGTATGAACGTGAATCATCACATCGAATAAAAAAGCTGTATCTCAGGTGTCCTGGCAACTGTGTCCTCCCAAGTCACTCCCTCTATGTCCCACTCACTGTTCACCCATGCACAGAACAAATGGCTTGTGTGTCATTGTCTGCCTTGCCGTCAGGAGTGACTGATACCTCGACAACTCACAGAACAGGCTGGTTGGCAGGCCTGTGTGTCACAGACAGCATCACGACAAGACTGTCTGGGGCGTGGCAGAAAGAGGTCTCACTATGTGTCTGAAAGCGAGAGATGGCAAGACAGAGCAAAATATAAAAAGATATAGCAATTTTTCAAACTGCATTTACAAATCTTTttcagtaattttttttttacattttctattTTCTACATATACAGAGAGACATAATTGGAACCTCAGTGCTGAGGTATCCCATAATGAGTAATGGTAGTGTCACGAGATCTAGATATCCACTATTTAGTTTGCTATATCATAGTGTAACGAGTTCTACATAGCCACTAGTTTGCTGTAGTGTAATGAGTTCTAGATATCCACTCTTTAATTTGCTGTAGCGTAGTGTGATGAGTTATAGGTAACCACTAATTTGATGTAGTGTAGTCTAATGAGTTCTAGATAGCCATTCTATAATTTGCTGTAGTGTAATGGGTTCTAGATATCTGCTCTAGTTTGCTGTAGTGTAACAAGTTCTAGATAGCTGCATTTTAATTCATTGTCCCTCTTGGTTTTGCTGCAGCTGTATCTTCATGCCATCTTGATCATCTCCTCATTTGTAATTTGGCAACTGtacatgtaaatgtgccatatttgtcaattgtgatttttcaccgcaatcgaaatttgtcctccactttttacccatctgtgcagttagaacacacactcacacacactagtgattactagggggctgtggtgcacacgtgcccagagtggtgagcagccctagcctggcacccagggaggttggggttaggtgccttgctcaagggcacctcagtcatggcctcagccctgggaatcgaacccacgacccttcggtcacaagaccagtttcctatcaccagaccatgactgccccatacaACCCCGTGTACATGCAAATGCACACATATGGGTTATTGCTTGCACTTGGGAGAATCGTTAGGGGGACTACAAGTTTATGCTTTATCATCCAGTGATTGGTGGAGGTTTGCTTTGAGCTGTCCAACTGAATTCTATTAATCTGCTTTATGTTTCTGCTGATGTCTCTTTACGTTTCCACATTCTCACCCTGAATCACTTTGTTTGTTGTAGCTTCTTTTAGCCTATTGGTTCTGTGTATTAGTTCTGCTATATGCCTTTAGATGCTGTAAACCTGCAATAAAGCAGTAATAACACCAAATGGTCTGTAATAACACCAATGGCTCACAGGGACTGCAGTTCCACAGAAGAGGAGATTTTCTCTTTCACCCCTAAGAGATAGTATGGGAGGATTCAAGCCAAGCTCTGAGTGAATCATAGCCTTTAGCAAGTCTACTTAAACAGAGTGTACAAAACATGAGGCATGTCTGTACTAGTACAAGCCACATGACAAAGGGCCTCACGAGAGCGCTGAACCTTTATCTGGATTCTGGCAGCTGTCAGAACAGCACATTCTGCAACAACTTAACACGTGATTATTGGAGTGGGATAATGGTAATTAGATGCccattggaaaaacattgcttgGTCTGTTGAATCCATGTTGATGGGAGGAGGAGGTATGGTAACCACATCCTCATCTCCACACCATGGCGACGTAtctgggtggaggtggcagtagtggtggtggtatatTATGGGATGTGTTTCCATGACACACACTGGGCCTTGTGGCCCAATTTCAGTGCAACAGCATACCTGAACATTTCCGCCAATGAGATTGATACAGTCAACGTACCAGTGTAGCCATCTGTAAATGTAATTTTCAGCAGGACATACTATAAAAGACAAAATTGTCCAGGGATGGATACGTGAGCATGACTGTGAATCCAGCTTAAAACAACACTCAACATGTTGGGACATGCTCAACATCCAGCATCTGTCCACAATGTTAttggtaaaaacacaatttTGTCTAAAAATCATTTGTATAaaaacataaatgtaaatacatttCATCTTTTATTGCTTTTCTCTGGTAATTTTTCTTATTGCATACTGTTTCTCTACTTTGTTGCTATTTAATATTATGTTGAACATGTTTCTGTTTTAGAACAGAATTTTATTGACATTTCATAGTTGTCGTACCCTCAACATGACAGAGCCCCTCTTGAACTTTCAGgggaaaacatttttttaaactttttatgTATAAATCCTTCTGTGTAGTGCTACTTATACATGTAGAATTTCAAAtatttactttaaaatgttAAGTTTTGACTTCATCTACTTGAGTAATTGTGCGTTAGGTACATTAGTCAGTTAAACTatcacttgttttgtttttcagaacaggtatttgtgacgggcaggtgtgagcaacaaaaaggaagcgatcacgccaagtctcagggaaaaaggatggtttaatataaagtgtgcaaacctaaaacccgtgcaatagatccgaattaaggatataatgaccagcggtcaactagtacaaagacaagacatatatagacagacaaacgaccatcaggtgggaacggatcacgggctccgcccacctgaggggcgtacacgacgtcacaaaacaacaacaacactgccgctgtggacggaggcgaccggtagggggccgcctcaccgtgacagtattTTGAgcattttgtacattttgaGCATTGTGGACTACCATGGAATAAGTTATGTGAATTTTAACAGTATAGGAAAACGTGGCCAAAAACAAACATGGAATGAAATCCCTTGTGAGCTTCCTGACTaaggaataataataatcatatttGTTAGTGGGTTTTTGCACCAGGGATCATGGTAGATTGGGTTCAGATTGGGGTTAAGTCTGTGCTGTGTCTAAGCTTAGGATGAACCAAGTCCATATTTAGGTCAAGGTTCAGTCCTCACAAAGTACAGTAAttcaagcgtgtgtgtgtgtgtgtgagagagagagagagagagagagagagcattctTGTGTGTAATGGGAACCTAAGCAGCAAGAGAACagtgaatggtgagtgtatgaAGCCAGTGTGTTTCCTGACAGGATACACAACAGTGCCCACTGggaaaacaaaaacatcttAAGCAGCTCctgccacacacatacacacacacacacacacacacacacacacacacacacacacaggcacacataaaTAAACGTAGAGGCTCTAAAGGCCCATAGTCACCTTCCACAGGATGTTAGTGTTAAAGTTTGGGAAAGTACTGTGGCGTAATGCACACTACAGAAGTAGACATGAGAACTGAGGCTCTTTTACTGACCTCTCTCCTGCACCGATGAACACTTCCTTAAATCATGGTGCATGCACCAATAACACTGCCTCTCCTGGAAGAACAGCACTACACCTGACAACCCGCTGTAAACAAGGTTGCTAGCGCAATCCCACACATGTGCCTCCAGCATTGACCAGCTTCCTCTTCCAAAAACTGATCCCACCTTGACCAGTCAGTCAACAAAGGCTAAGAAGCTGCCATCTGTTTTGATCAGTTTTGCTTCAGTCCAAAACATGCATCACTTGCTGAGACTGAATAAACAACATTAATTTGcaattttattttcatttgtcAAAGTAATAGCTGCATAAgatgtttgttgagttcttaccagagcactaactcagcaaagcactttgtaagtcgctctggataaagaatgtctgctaaatgccataaa
Coding sequences within:
- the irf3 gene encoding interferon regulatory factor 3, translating into MAKSKPLFIPWLRQQIDSGQYPGVHWVNQEKTLFCIPWKHALRQDSNSEDVQIFKAWAHTNNSTNRIQSDPTVWKRNFRSTLRVKGFTLEVDSKNDSANPHKVFRWPEASHISGEGEESCDRPCDGLDLANEPEMFPDGSIPPDFLEKCLLRLDIGTGRNQDLQDPGMDQMLFLEQPVGGAQYTAVAISDVVGILDPNQESFSVNETGSLLQISPAEGTLAAIQFSPLEGAVGGEQNYPEEAVPTPNDSGSNQFSTHFKVMVYYKGDKVFEQVVENEAGFRLLSRNSSFRMSDSLTVVELPMPDSILDQTQAKLTRDILDNLGGVEVKRSGGVLLGHRWGDSRVYWGLCKHEHGQRTRALSKNQPEPIYFLRDFCTGLKEFMDNNGGPSPSYSLFFFLGEKWPDPRNRTWDKKLIMVEVVLTSLEILKLMAVENGASSLRSVELQLSLEQMMEIC